The following are encoded in a window of Haloarcula laminariae genomic DNA:
- a CDS encoding nitroreductase family protein: MSKLKTAFSIYKQKGVASLFRSVFHYVIWHILPEARTKRLISRSSFVTTLYFYFKRTFKFEQKSILHGQALYQELEDSGSNPQHRVIRQIHRIEKGLSMKDRRDVFAESYIEQTVDDVAKLWNKSNTIDDQLQWSVDVLSEYFDVVKETETIARAKSNYEQLLREIDYKPTDKNPTERGELASSSVTYDDFHELAMQRTSTRWFEQREVPRDLLKNSMETALQSPSACNRQSFEFRFYDDKELIEEITELPIGVSGYRDNIPCLAVVVGKHRAYFNARDRNVVYIDASLTAMSFQYALETQGLASCCINWPVIHRLEVEMAETIGLDDDEEVIMLMAIGYPDPDEKVPFSAKKSADEVSSFNET, encoded by the coding sequence ATGTCGAAATTAAAGACCGCATTTTCTATTTATAAACAAAAAGGGGTTGCATCGCTTTTTCGGTCGGTATTTCACTATGTAATATGGCACATTCTTCCGGAAGCAAGAACAAAACGACTAATATCTCGGTCATCTTTTGTAACTACACTATATTTTTATTTCAAAAGAACATTTAAATTTGAGCAAAAATCGATCCTCCACGGCCAAGCTCTTTATCAAGAGCTAGAAGATAGCGGATCCAACCCTCAACACAGAGTTATTCGTCAAATACATCGGATAGAAAAGGGGCTCTCGATGAAAGACCGCCGAGATGTGTTCGCTGAGAGTTATATTGAACAGACAGTTGACGACGTGGCGAAATTATGGAATAAATCAAACACTATCGATGATCAACTGCAATGGTCTGTCGACGTGTTATCGGAGTATTTTGACGTTGTGAAAGAAACCGAGACGATTGCGCGAGCCAAATCTAATTACGAACAGTTGCTCCGCGAAATTGACTACAAGCCAACGGATAAAAATCCAACAGAGCGGGGTGAGCTCGCATCAAGCTCCGTAACGTATGACGATTTCCATGAGTTAGCGATGCAACGGACCAGCACACGGTGGTTCGAACAGCGTGAAGTGCCACGAGATTTACTCAAAAACTCAATGGAAACAGCGTTACAGTCCCCAAGTGCCTGTAACAGACAGTCATTCGAGTTCCGATTCTACGACGACAAAGAACTAATAGAAGAGATCACTGAGCTGCCAATCGGTGTGTCCGGATATCGAGACAATATTCCCTGTCTCGCAGTGGTTGTCGGCAAACATCGAGCCTATTTCAATGCACGCGACAGAAATGTGGTATATATCGATGCTAGTTTGACAGCAATGAGTTTCCAATATGCCTTGGAGACCCAAGGTTTGGCGTCCTGTTGCATCAATTGGCCAGTAATCCATCGATTAGAAGTTGAGATGGCAGAGACTATTGGGTTAGATGATGATGAAGAGGTAATTATGCTTATGGCAATTGGATATCCGGATCCTGATGAAAAAGTCCCGTTCTCTGCAAAAAAGAGCGCAGACGAAGTTTCGTCGTTCAACGAGACGTAA
- a CDS encoding polysaccharide pyruvyl transferase family protein: MRGRIQAIRQKLAFGAAVSEQTIFNSLSSRAPNSELSGENIVIVGGELFNKGAQAMTFTVVDRIKRRFPEKSIYLFSNRDYQRNETEKQQYDFTILPWSGGARIEAMSSLVPAVYDDPYPQTAHEKVKSVLNDCACIIDINGYALSSQWGFQQSLEYMSNLISANQKRIPIYILPQSIGPFAYTPVAASILKPLFSSLLPSAEIICPREKEGVECLRPYTTENVQLEYDIVLQYQEYDLENVFTEVPKFRVPTVEGDAVGVVPNSRLAERKDRDELREIYNAILETLLAQGKDVYVLRHSSEDKEICTWIKSLFENRERVHLLDDDLNAIELERTIEQFDYLIGSRYHSLVHSYRNSVPVIAIGWATKYGELLENFEQSAYFFDGRDKVEASKVESAIRQMETNKQEEREIIQGHTDTIRQRDLLTQLFGSV; encoded by the coding sequence ATGCGCGGTCGTATTCAAGCGATTAGGCAAAAACTCGCCTTCGGTGCAGCGGTCTCTGAACAAACGATATTTAATTCACTCTCATCCCGCGCTCCAAATAGCGAATTGAGTGGTGAGAATATCGTCATCGTCGGTGGAGAACTGTTCAATAAAGGGGCCCAAGCTATGACGTTTACCGTTGTTGATCGGATAAAGAGACGGTTTCCTGAGAAATCGATTTACCTCTTTTCGAACAGAGATTACCAACGGAATGAAACAGAGAAACAACAGTACGATTTCACGATTCTACCATGGTCTGGCGGAGCTCGAATAGAAGCGATGTCCTCTCTGGTCCCTGCAGTGTACGACGACCCATATCCACAAACCGCCCATGAGAAGGTAAAGAGCGTACTCAATGATTGCGCATGTATCATCGATATAAACGGTTACGCTCTCTCATCGCAATGGGGCTTCCAGCAATCACTGGAGTATATGTCTAATTTAATCTCAGCTAATCAGAAGCGGATTCCAATCTATATTTTACCACAATCTATCGGCCCGTTTGCGTATACTCCTGTCGCTGCTTCGATTCTCAAGCCGCTGTTTTCGAGCCTTCTGCCATCCGCCGAAATTATTTGCCCACGTGAGAAGGAGGGCGTTGAGTGCTTACGCCCATACACGACAGAGAACGTCCAGTTAGAGTACGACATAGTTCTCCAGTATCAAGAGTATGACCTAGAAAACGTATTCACTGAGGTCCCCAAGTTTCGGGTTCCAACGGTCGAAGGAGATGCAGTCGGTGTTGTCCCGAATTCAAGGCTTGCAGAGCGGAAAGACCGCGACGAACTCAGAGAGATATACAATGCGATACTTGAAACGTTACTGGCTCAGGGGAAAGACGTGTACGTGCTTCGGCACTCCTCCGAGGACAAAGAGATTTGTACATGGATCAAGTCCCTGTTCGAAAATAGAGAGCGTGTCCACCTCCTCGACGATGATCTGAACGCGATTGAGCTGGAACGGACAATCGAACAGTTCGATTATCTTATCGGCTCTCGATATCACTCATTGGTTCATTCGTATCGAAATAGCGTGCCCGTCATCGCAATCGGATGGGCAACAAAATACGGGGAACTGCTGGAAAACTTCGAGCAGTCGGCGTACTTCTTCGATGGTCGGGACAAAGTCGAAGCCTCCAAAGTAGAATCGGCAATCCGCCAGATGGAGACGAACAAGCAAGAAGAACGTGAGATTATCCAAGGACATACTGACACAATTCGTCAGAGAGATTTACTCACCCAGCTGTTCGGTTCGGTCTGA
- a CDS encoding polysaccharide biosynthesis C-terminal domain-containing protein, with translation MGRNTLRAFASILGTRIGKLALAVLITPIIVRLLGNSNYGDYALILSIFGLLSTVVHSGIFNGLRKYIAENRELEGWEDYIFTFYVRVAVFTSITVGLLIYLASTTQFVTEWFGPEFEQYFVLLAVLVIANQLYSVARGSLMGFGLEHYSEPLQILDKFLFGSVAIGLIYLGWGVKGALIGKIIAITVVGFIAFYATRSNISFRTVFQRLPENIPRRELLTFNLNSILLALLTVSLYHVDIILLQPIAGSEQTGYYKAALVIAEFLWFVPMAIQYTLVQSVSEMWSDGEYDRVSEIASDVTRYSLAFILLLIIGLAALADEFVPLYFGSEFSVAVDPLLLLLPGVLGFAIARPIFAIGQGIGDLRQIIYATASASIVNLVLNLILIPRYGMYGAAVATSIGYGSMLFFHVWCARRIGFDPLKELRFFRILATVLLTAPVIFGLAQIITNIVLSLTIVPTVGLLLYTAISIKLGVIQPDEIEAVATRMPSPVDKIVYTIHDLSV, from the coding sequence ATGGGACGAAACACGCTTCGAGCATTCGCCTCAATTCTGGGTACACGGATCGGAAAGCTGGCTCTTGCAGTCCTGATAACACCGATTATCGTTCGACTACTCGGGAACAGTAACTATGGGGACTACGCGCTAATTCTGTCTATATTTGGTCTGCTATCTACTGTTGTCCATTCTGGGATATTTAACGGGCTCCGTAAGTATATCGCCGAAAACCGAGAACTAGAGGGATGGGAAGATTATATTTTCACGTTCTACGTACGGGTTGCAGTTTTCACATCAATTACAGTAGGGCTACTAATCTATTTAGCGAGTACTACGCAGTTCGTTACCGAATGGTTCGGCCCGGAGTTCGAACAATACTTCGTATTACTCGCTGTGCTAGTTATTGCAAACCAACTGTACTCTGTGGCGAGAGGATCACTCATGGGGTTTGGACTGGAACACTATTCAGAGCCACTCCAAATTCTAGATAAATTTCTATTTGGGAGTGTTGCTATTGGTCTCATTTATTTAGGGTGGGGAGTCAAAGGCGCACTAATCGGTAAAATTATCGCCATTACCGTCGTCGGCTTCATTGCTTTCTATGCGACCCGATCGAATATCTCGTTCAGAACAGTGTTCCAGAGACTACCGGAAAATATTCCCCGACGTGAGCTGCTAACGTTCAATCTCAATAGCATATTGTTAGCACTGCTTACGGTGTCACTGTATCATGTGGACATAATACTACTACAGCCGATAGCTGGATCTGAGCAGACAGGGTATTACAAAGCAGCGCTGGTAATTGCCGAATTTCTCTGGTTTGTGCCAATGGCGATACAGTATACGCTCGTCCAATCCGTTTCAGAGATGTGGTCGGATGGCGAGTACGATCGTGTCTCAGAGATTGCCAGCGACGTGACTCGCTACTCGCTTGCGTTTATTCTCCTACTGATTATTGGACTTGCAGCGCTCGCTGATGAGTTCGTACCGCTATACTTTGGTTCTGAGTTTTCCGTCGCAGTCGATCCTCTACTGTTGTTGTTACCCGGTGTTTTGGGGTTCGCGATCGCCCGACCTATCTTTGCAATCGGACAAGGAATCGGCGATCTGCGACAAATTATATATGCCACAGCATCAGCTTCGATAGTTAATCTGGTCTTGAACCTGATACTGATTCCTCGGTACGGGATGTACGGAGCAGCAGTTGCAACGAGTATCGGGTACGGTTCGATGCTCTTTTTTCACGTTTGGTGCGCTCGCAGAATCGGATTCGACCCGCTCAAGGAACTCCGGTTCTTTCGGATACTGGCTACGGTCCTACTCACCGCGCCGGTTATTTTCGGTCTTGCACAAATCATCACCAATATAGTACTATCGTTGACTATCGTACCTACTGTCGGTTTATTGCTGTACACCGCAATTTCGATTAAACTTGGCGTGATTCAACCCGATGAAATAGAAGCCGTTGCCACGCGTATGCCGTCTCCAGTCGATAAAATCGTGTATACAATCCATGACCTGTCAGTATAG
- a CDS encoding type II toxin-antitoxin system PemK/MazF family toxin gives MSEHTEIRRGDVVIVRLDPAEGHEMRKTRPAVVVQNDVGNRNSNTTIVAPATGTHRGYPFEVLVEAADSPFEKDSSVRLDQIRVVSVEKRIHSVAGSLDDSTMGEIDDALKLSLGLD, from the coding sequence ATGAGCGAACACACGGAGATTCGGCGCGGTGATGTCGTTATCGTTCGACTCGACCCTGCCGAGGGGCACGAAATGCGAAAAACACGGCCTGCGGTGGTGGTCCAGAACGATGTTGGGAACAGAAACTCGAACACAACAATCGTCGCACCGGCGACAGGGACGCACAGAGGCTATCCGTTCGAGGTACTCGTCGAAGCAGCGGACTCTCCGTTCGAAAAAGATTCCTCGGTGCGGCTCGATCAAATTCGAGTCGTGTCTGTCGAGAAGCGAATCCATTCGGTGGCTGGCAGTCTCGACGACTCGACAATGGGCGAGATCGACGACGCGCTCAAATTGAGCCTCGGACTCGACTGA
- a CDS encoding RNA-guided endonuclease InsQ/TnpB family protein, translated as MSVVVRRTNTFTVRPLSEGDERLLRDLLDASASLWNELNYERRHQFFNGESIWDTADYRKQYVDVLGSAIAQQVIRKNKSAWQSFFAARENGENTAPPGYWGNEDDGRELRTFIRNDQYTLETGERSRLEIPVGQDLKDEYGLGYYDRLRLEVCGALKWEGDQSRLEIQYDEVDDMFRAFQPVTVPDSRQDSPLASEEAALDVGANNLVACTTTTGQQYCYEGRDLFDRFRETTREIARLQSELHEGRYSSQRIRRLYRKRTRRRDHAQETLCRDLLERLYPEGVATVYVGDLTDVLSAHWCAEVNEKTHQFWAFRAFIDRLACTAEEYGISVEVRSEADTTRMCPECGERENTQRDGDVFQCLCGYEGHADLDASRTLLKQQAGEIEVGSMARPVRLKWDDHVWSELSHSPERASPNEERTNQSTGDGKVASVGTA; from the coding sequence ATGTCTGTTGTCGTGAGGCGAACCAATACGTTCACCGTGCGACCGCTCTCCGAGGGCGACGAGCGGCTACTGCGGGACTTGTTGGACGCCTCTGCAAGCCTGTGGAACGAACTCAACTACGAGCGCCGCCACCAGTTTTTCAACGGCGAAAGTATCTGGGATACCGCCGACTACCGGAAACAGTACGTCGACGTTCTCGGAAGTGCCATAGCTCAGCAGGTGATACGGAAGAACAAATCCGCATGGCAGTCCTTCTTCGCTGCTCGCGAAAACGGCGAAAACACTGCCCCACCCGGCTACTGGGGCAACGAGGATGATGGACGCGAGCTACGCACCTTCATCCGTAACGACCAGTACACCCTTGAAACCGGAGAGCGGTCGCGGCTAGAAATTCCGGTCGGTCAAGACCTGAAAGACGAGTACGGGCTTGGCTATTACGACCGTCTACGGTTGGAGGTGTGCGGCGCTCTGAAGTGGGAGGGAGATCAGAGCCGTTTGGAGATACAGTATGACGAGGTTGACGACATGTTCAGAGCCTTTCAGCCTGTCACCGTACCCGATTCTCGGCAGGATTCACCACTGGCCTCCGAAGAGGCCGCGCTGGACGTGGGCGCTAACAATCTCGTCGCCTGTACTACAACGACCGGCCAGCAGTACTGCTACGAAGGCCGGGACCTGTTCGACCGATTCCGTGAGACGACCCGAGAGATTGCCCGTCTACAATCCGAACTGCATGAGGGGCGATACAGCAGTCAGCGCATCCGGCGACTATACCGGAAGCGAACACGACGGCGCGACCACGCGCAAGAGACTCTGTGTCGTGACCTACTGGAACGGCTCTACCCCGAGGGTGTTGCTACGGTGTACGTGGGCGACCTCACAGATGTTCTCTCGGCCCATTGGTGTGCCGAGGTGAACGAGAAGACCCACCAGTTCTGGGCGTTCCGGGCGTTCATCGACCGATTAGCGTGTACCGCCGAGGAGTATGGTATCTCGGTAGAAGTTCGCTCCGAGGCCGACACAACCCGGATGTGTCCAGAGTGTGGCGAGCGAGAGAACACACAGCGCGACGGCGACGTGTTCCAGTGCCTGTGCGGGTACGAAGGCCATGCGGACCTCGACGCTTCGCGGACGTTGCTCAAACAACAGGCTGGCGAAATCGAAGTCGGGTCGATGGCTCGGCCCGTGCGTCTCAAGTGGGACGACCATGTTTGGTCGGAGCTATCACACTCTCCCGAGAGGGCAAGTCCCAACGAGGAGCGCACAAACCAGAGTACCGGCGACGGGAAAGTTGCCTCCGTGGGAACGGCATAG